The Oleidesulfovibrio alaskensis DSM 16109 genome has a segment encoding these proteins:
- a CDS encoding GGDEF domain-containing protein has translation MKQHSETNTVRFTCDRNGVIRHVVSDNAGLFAGIDLPLHINDLTTASAQKRYHAFLDTLSADGFGLCDSLVLRGRTGVRQFAVFGVCKGDCFHMIALQSSPHITNIFSEFIQMLNEQGVLLRATQKKAAEARSTGSDNVQLLEDYMIINNELSRNKRELAIRHEQLKKAFSDIEELSRTDPLTGACNRRKVIEFLSAEIDRSKRYGTPLSILSLDIDRFKAINDTYGHAAGDDALIAFCRVCRQQLRKTDLFGRTGGEEFVAVLPHAACRDAQISAERIRRHVEQIHITYNNACVRFTVSIGIAVHEAGENTDTLLRRADAALYRAKTAGRNTVSVAEKSPVMPAETPHGHSPEQPAAGHK, from the coding sequence ATGAAGCAGCATTCAGAAACCAATACGGTACGCTTCACCTGCGACCGCAACGGCGTTATCAGGCACGTTGTCTCGGACAATGCAGGCCTGTTTGCCGGCATAGACCTGCCATTGCATATCAACGACCTGACCACGGCATCAGCACAAAAACGCTACCACGCCTTTCTGGACACGCTGTCCGCAGATGGATTCGGCCTGTGCGATTCTCTTGTTCTGCGCGGCAGAACAGGTGTTCGGCAGTTTGCCGTCTTTGGTGTCTGCAAAGGCGACTGCTTTCATATGATCGCGCTGCAATCGTCCCCGCATATTACAAACATTTTCAGCGAGTTCATACAGATGCTGAATGAACAGGGGGTGCTGCTGCGGGCAACGCAGAAAAAGGCTGCGGAAGCCCGCAGTACGGGCAGCGACAACGTGCAGCTGCTTGAAGACTACATGATAATAAACAACGAGCTTTCGCGGAACAAACGCGAGCTGGCAATCAGACACGAACAGCTGAAAAAAGCCTTCAGCGACATTGAGGAACTAAGCCGCACCGACCCGCTGACCGGAGCCTGCAACCGCCGCAAGGTCATTGAATTTCTGTCAGCGGAAATCGACCGCAGCAAACGTTACGGCACACCGCTGTCCATACTGAGCCTTGATATAGACCGATTCAAGGCCATCAATGACACTTACGGGCACGCTGCCGGAGACGACGCGCTTATTGCATTCTGCAGAGTATGCAGGCAGCAGCTCAGAAAAACAGACCTTTTCGGCAGAACCGGCGGCGAAGAGTTTGTTGCCGTTCTTCCCCATGCCGCCTGTCGCGACGCACAAATCTCGGCAGAGCGCATCCGCCGCCATGTTGAACAGATACACATTACGTATAACAACGCATGCGTGCGTTTTACAGTCAGCATCGGCATAGCCGTTCACGAGGCAGGGGAAAATACCGATACGCTGCTGCGCAGGGCCGATGCCGCGCTTTACAGGGCTAAAACAGCAGGCCGCAACACAGTCAGCGTGGCAGAAAAATCTCCGGTAATGCCCGCAGAAACTCCGCACGGGCACAGCCCGGAACAGCCCGCTGCCGGACATAAATAA
- a CDS encoding cobalamin B12-binding domain-containing protein produces MAAPTDRFLPCEAEKLAGTYLELMLQARRNDALRCIQEAIARGASLSDIYLKVLQPVMYETGRLWQINAIDIAVEHYITAATQLTMAHIFPHALSKKRTGKKMVGGCLGSELHQLGLHMLCDLFESEGWDTYFMGAATPGKSFLTVVSDQHPDLLCISVTMQRGVPEASETIELLRAKLGADCPKILVGGLPFILSPGLAAAVGADGTGTDGAQAVALATQLTS; encoded by the coding sequence ATGGCGGCGCCAACTGACAGATTTCTTCCTTGCGAAGCGGAAAAACTGGCCGGAACGTATCTGGAGCTTATGCTGCAGGCGCGCAGAAACGATGCGCTGCGCTGCATTCAGGAGGCCATCGCACGCGGGGCGTCACTATCCGACATTTACCTGAAGGTACTGCAACCCGTGATGTATGAAACAGGCCGTCTGTGGCAGATCAACGCCATTGACATTGCTGTGGAACATTACATTACCGCGGCCACGCAACTGACCATGGCCCATATCTTTCCCCATGCTCTTTCCAAAAAACGTACCGGCAAAAAAATGGTGGGGGGATGTCTGGGAAGCGAACTGCACCAACTGGGGCTGCATATGCTCTGTGACCTGTTTGAAAGTGAAGGCTGGGACACCTATTTCATGGGTGCGGCAACTCCCGGCAAAAGCTTTTTGACTGTTGTGTCTGATCAGCATCCCGACCTGCTCTGCATATCGGTAACCATGCAGCGCGGCGTGCCCGAGGCCAGCGAAACCATAGAACTTCTCCGCGCAAAGCTGGGCGCAGACTGTCCCAAAATACTGGTGGGGGGACTGCCCTTCATACTCAGTCCGGGACTTGCCGCAGCAGTAGGGGCCGACGGCACGGGAACCGACGGCGCGCAGGCTGTCGCACTGGCAACGCAACTGACATCATAA
- a CDS encoding EAL and HDOD domain-containing protein — MDSDRRIWGYELLGGEIQQGIFTVFPEHEAAATSLGSSAYFRLQEDMDRGKRVMVAFDAESIILGIPRALPAKAGVVRVSQEATKTEGVPEELRALKKDGYTIAIDCSHANRPDKECMLLADVVCVDFSVKAAVIACSRGDASSTMLARGIRDNDMFEAARRMGVGLYQGPFFKEPEITEGQGLSSHKVARIELMAILESPDPDLKGVAEAVKADVSLTFRLISLLNSSAFGFRQKIESVDHAVNLLGWNQTRSWLRAVLVADMAGQSEGSQELALISMQRARFLQQLTAHYDYWGFNPETLFLLGMFSLLDAILGIPMQEVTDMLPLTSSLKESLTGDPNNEHRPLFDLMEALEDADWNTLHEMVPRLGFEPDVVRSLYSEAMDWAASFFAVQSGPTA; from the coding sequence ATGGACTCGGACCGCCGCATATGGGGATACGAACTGCTGGGCGGAGAAATCCAGCAGGGAATTTTCACCGTATTCCCGGAGCACGAGGCAGCCGCAACCAGTCTTGGTTCCAGCGCCTACTTCCGTCTGCAGGAAGACATGGACCGCGGCAAACGCGTCATGGTCGCATTTGATGCCGAAAGCATCATTCTGGGCATACCGCGCGCACTGCCGGCCAAGGCGGGTGTTGTGCGGGTCTCGCAGGAAGCGACCAAGACAGAGGGCGTGCCCGAAGAACTGCGTGCGCTTAAAAAAGACGGATACACCATTGCCATAGACTGCTCGCACGCCAACAGACCCGACAAGGAATGCATGCTGCTTGCCGATGTGGTCTGCGTTGATTTTTCCGTCAAGGCGGCCGTCATCGCATGCAGCCGCGGCGATGCTTCCAGCACCATGCTTGCCCGCGGCATCCGCGACAACGACATGTTCGAAGCCGCGCGCAGAATGGGCGTGGGGCTGTATCAGGGACCTTTTTTCAAGGAACCGGAAATAACGGAAGGACAGGGACTGTCTTCGCATAAAGTGGCCCGGATAGAGCTGATGGCCATTCTTGAATCGCCGGACCCCGACCTGAAAGGCGTCGCAGAGGCTGTAAAGGCCGATGTGTCGCTCACATTCCGCCTTATTTCGCTGCTCAACAGCTCCGCATTCGGATTCCGGCAAAAAATCGAATCTGTGGACCATGCCGTAAATCTGCTGGGCTGGAATCAGACCCGCTCGTGGCTGCGGGCCGTTCTGGTGGCCGATATGGCAGGTCAATCCGAAGGTTCACAGGAACTTGCGCTCATCTCCATGCAGCGGGCGCGCTTTCTGCAGCAGCTTACCGCCCACTACGACTACTGGGGCTTCAACCCCGAAACACTTTTTCTGCTGGGCATGTTCTCGCTGCTGGATGCCATTCTGGGTATTCCCATGCAGGAAGTGACAGACATGCTGCCGCTGACCTCCAGCCTGAAGGAAAGCCTGACAGGCGACCCCAACAATGAGCACCGCCCGCTTTTTGACCTTATGGAGGCGCTGGAAGACGCAGACTGGAACACGCTGCACGAAATGGTGCCCAGACTCGGGTTTGAGCCTGATGTGGTCAGAAGCCTGTACTCCGAAGCCATGGACTGGGCTGCCTCGTTTTTTGCCGTGCAAAGCGGCCCCACCGCGTAA
- a CDS encoding VOC family protein encodes MTHRKFEQRLNLVTIGVADLDRSRQFYRALGWTEVESPDAEHIAFFDMGGTWLALFPAGNLLEDIGMKGASPAPGGMTLAQNVRSEAEVEALLSTAEHAGARILSPAVHKPWGYSGYFADPDGTPWEVAYVPALPLDEKGMIRW; translated from the coding sequence ATGACCCATCGCAAATTTGAACAGCGACTCAATCTGGTCACCATAGGCGTGGCCGACCTTGACCGCAGCAGGCAGTTTTACCGTGCACTGGGCTGGACAGAAGTGGAATCACCGGACGCCGAGCACATCGCTTTCTTCGATATGGGCGGAACATGGCTGGCGCTTTTTCCTGCCGGCAACCTGCTTGAAGACATAGGCATGAAAGGCGCGTCGCCTGCCCCCGGCGGCATGACTCTGGCACAGAACGTGCGCAGCGAGGCAGAGGTGGAAGCCCTGCTGTCCACTGCGGAGCATGCAGGTGCCCGCATTCTTTCGCCCGCGGTGCACAAACCATGGGGTTATTCCGGCTATTTCGCCGACCCCGACGGCACCCCGTGGGAAGTTGCCTATGTACCTGCGCTGCCGCTGGATGAAAAAGGCATGATCCGCTGGTAG
- the epsC gene encoding serine O-acetyltransferase EpsC, with amino-acid sequence MRNCSKEPDNICADGMDWLDDVVETMCSPESCSKVFSKPLNNAPMPSLEELTEIVDRLKAALFPGYFGKSSIEMESMRYHLAANLDSIYRKLADQIRRGGCFTCAEFANDCHSCDVYSHDLAKRFIEQLPQIRGLLLGDVTAAFEGDPAAKTPGETVFCYPSITAMLHHRIAHALYDLDVPLIPRIISEMSHSRTGIDIHPGARIGEDFFIDHGTGVVIGETCIIGKGCRLYQGVTLGALSFPKDASGTLIKGNPRHPILEDNVTVYAGATILGRVTIGKGSIIGGNVWLTHDVPEGSKIVQQRSTRPQADEKMLGTKNGR; translated from the coding sequence ATGAGGAACTGCAGTAAAGAACCGGACAACATATGCGCAGACGGCATGGACTGGCTTGACGATGTGGTGGAGACCATGTGCAGCCCGGAATCGTGCAGCAAAGTGTTCAGCAAACCGCTGAACAACGCGCCCATGCCCTCGCTGGAAGAGCTGACGGAAATAGTGGACAGGCTGAAGGCAGCCCTGTTTCCGGGATATTTCGGCAAATCATCCATCGAGATGGAGTCCATGCGCTACCATCTGGCGGCCAATCTTGATTCCATCTACCGCAAACTGGCAGACCAGATACGACGGGGCGGCTGCTTCACCTGCGCCGAATTCGCCAACGACTGCCACAGCTGCGATGTCTATTCCCACGACCTTGCAAAACGGTTCATCGAACAGTTGCCTCAGATACGCGGGCTGCTGCTGGGTGATGTCACCGCAGCATTCGAGGGCGACCCCGCCGCAAAAACCCCCGGCGAGACCGTTTTCTGCTATCCGTCCATAACCGCCATGCTGCATCACCGCATCGCCCATGCCCTGTATGACCTTGATGTGCCGCTCATTCCGCGCATCATAAGCGAAATGTCACACTCCAGAACGGGCATAGACATTCACCCCGGCGCCCGCATCGGCGAAGACTTCTTCATCGACCACGGCACGGGCGTTGTCATAGGGGAAACATGCATCATCGGCAAAGGCTGCCGCCTGTATCAGGGGGTCACGCTGGGGGCGCTTTCTTTCCCCAAAGACGCCAGCGGGACACTCATCAAAGGTAATCCGCGCCATCCCATTCTGGAAGACAATGTCACCGTGTATGCCGGTGCCACCATTCTCGGGCGCGTGACCATCGGCAAAGGGTCCATCATCGGCGGTAACGTGTGGCTGACACACGATGTGCCCGAAGGATCAAAAATCGTCCAGCAGCGCAGCACGCGCCCACAGGCGGACGAAAAAATGCTGGGTACCAAAAACGGACGCTGA
- the cysK gene encoding cysteine synthase A, whose amino-acid sequence MNIAENMAALVGNTPLVRLNRLARGCHAEVVAKLEFYNPCASVKDRIARSMIESALESGEINADSLLVEPTSGNTGVGLAFICAVHGLRLTLTMPESMSDERKKLLRSFGTTLVLTPAAQGMRGAIAEAERIVRETPGAVMLQQFANPANPAAHYATTAEEIWRDTDGRVDAFVAGVGTGGTITGTGRRLRELNAGVRIIAVEPEASPVLSGGAPAPHPIQGIGAGFVPEVLDTGIYDEVFKVSGDDAMNTARDLLRQEGILCGISSGANAFAALEAARRPEMKGKRIVFIVCDTGERYLSTPLFSGQS is encoded by the coding sequence GTGAACATCGCAGAAAACATGGCCGCTCTGGTCGGAAACACCCCGCTGGTACGCCTGAACAGGCTGGCACGGGGTTGTCACGCCGAAGTTGTCGCCAAACTGGAATTTTACAACCCCTGCGCCTCGGTAAAAGACAGAATCGCCCGCAGCATGATCGAATCGGCACTGGAGTCGGGAGAAATCAACGCCGATTCACTGCTGGTGGAACCCACCAGCGGCAATACCGGTGTGGGGCTGGCGTTCATCTGCGCGGTTCACGGGCTGCGGCTGACCCTGACCATGCCGGAATCCATGAGCGACGAACGTAAAAAACTGCTGCGCAGTTTCGGCACCACGCTGGTGCTCACCCCCGCGGCACAGGGTATGCGCGGCGCCATTGCAGAAGCCGAGCGCATCGTGCGTGAAACCCCGGGAGCCGTCATGCTGCAGCAATTTGCCAATCCCGCCAACCCCGCGGCACATTACGCCACAACGGCTGAAGAAATATGGCGCGACACAGACGGCAGGGTGGATGCGTTTGTGGCCGGTGTAGGCACCGGCGGCACCATCACCGGTACCGGCAGACGCCTGCGCGAGCTTAATGCGGGGGTGCGCATCATCGCCGTGGAACCTGAAGCATCCCCCGTTCTTTCGGGCGGTGCTCCCGCACCCCACCCCATTCAGGGCATAGGCGCAGGCTTTGTCCCTGAAGTGCTGGATACCGGAATCTATGACGAAGTATTCAAGGTTTCCGGTGACGACGCCATGAACACCGCACGCGACCTGCTGCGTCAGGAAGGTATTCTGTGCGGCATTTCCTCGGGGGCAAATGCATTTGCCGCACTGGAAGCGGCCAGACGGCCCGAAATGAAAGGCAAGCGCATCGTATTCATTGTCTGCGACACCGGCGAACGCTACCTGAGCACACCGCTTTTTTCCGGCCAGAGCTAG
- the nifS gene encoding cysteine desulfurase NifS: protein MRTIYMDNNATTAVDPAVLDEMLPYLKDLYGNPSSMHTFGGQVGRQVAEARERVARALGAQPEEILFTSCGTESDNTAIMSALQAQPEKKHIITTRVEHPAVLNLVQHLEKKGYEATYLSVDEKGRLDLDELRGALRKDTAIVSVMYANNETGTIFPIKEIAAIVKEKGALFHTDAVQAVGKLHINVQEVPVDFLALSGHKLHAPKGVGALYVRRGTPYRPFLRGGHQERGRRAGTENVAGIIALGKACELASLNMETERTTVKALRDRLENGLLNAIPEAIINGDTDNRLPNTTNIAFKYVEGEAILLLMDGHGICASSGSACTSGSLEPSHVLRAMGVPFTYAHGSIRFSLSRFNTQADVDYVVDELPRIIARLREISPYRSGEDAQAKPACTC, encoded by the coding sequence ATGCGCACCATATATATGGACAACAACGCCACCACCGCCGTTGACCCCGCCGTGCTGGACGAAATGCTGCCGTACCTGAAAGACCTGTACGGCAACCCTTCCAGCATGCACACCTTCGGCGGGCAGGTAGGCCGTCAGGTGGCCGAGGCCCGCGAACGCGTGGCGCGTGCGCTGGGCGCCCAGCCCGAAGAAATTCTCTTCACCTCGTGCGGCACCGAAAGCGACAACACTGCCATCATGTCCGCCCTGCAGGCCCAGCCTGAAAAAAAACATATCATCACCACCCGCGTGGAACACCCCGCTGTGCTTAATCTGGTACAGCATCTGGAAAAAAAGGGGTATGAAGCCACGTATCTGAGTGTGGATGAAAAAGGACGTCTTGATCTGGATGAGCTGCGCGGTGCCCTGCGCAAAGACACGGCCATCGTTTCCGTGATGTACGCAAACAATGAGACCGGCACCATTTTTCCCATCAAGGAAATTGCAGCCATCGTCAAGGAAAAGGGCGCGCTTTTTCACACAGACGCAGTGCAGGCCGTCGGCAAACTGCATATAAACGTGCAGGAAGTGCCTGTGGATTTCCTTGCGCTTTCCGGCCACAAGCTGCACGCCCCCAAAGGTGTGGGAGCGCTGTACGTGCGCCGCGGCACTCCGTACCGGCCTTTTCTGCGGGGCGGACATCAGGAACGCGGCCGCCGTGCCGGCACGGAGAATGTGGCCGGCATCATTGCGCTGGGCAAAGCCTGCGAGCTGGCTTCCCTGAATATGGAAACCGAACGCACCACCGTCAAGGCGCTGCGCGACAGGCTGGAGAACGGCCTGCTCAATGCCATACCCGAAGCCATCATCAACGGTGATACGGACAACAGACTGCCCAATACAACCAATATCGCCTTCAAATATGTCGAAGGCGAAGCCATTCTGCTGCTGATGGACGGACACGGCATATGTGCCAGCTCCGGTTCGGCATGCACTTCAGGCAGCCTTGAGCCTTCGCACGTACTGCGTGCCATGGGAGTGCCGTTCACCTATGCCCACGGCTCCATCCGGTTCAGCCTGAGCCGGTTCAACACACAGGCGGATGTGGACTACGTGGTGGACGAACTGCCGCGCATCATCGCCCGTCTGCGTGAAATATCGCCCTACCGCAGCGGTGAAGACGCGCAGGCAAAGCCTGCGTGTACCTGCTGA
- the nifU gene encoding Fe-S cluster assembly protein NifU yields MWDYTDKVRDHFLNPRNAGAIEDANAVGEVGSLACGDALKLYLKIDDQERIVDAKFQTFGCASAIASSSALTEMIKGMTVDEAMKVTNKDITAYLGGLPQQKMHCSVMGQEALEAAIKNYRGEEVEQHHHEGQLVCKCFGVTDEQIIRSIRENKLTSVEEVTHFTKAGGGCGDCLNDIQKLLDEELGKTAACEVPEPQPRTLSNVQRMQLVVKTLEEDIRPSLQKDGGDIELVDIDGKEVKVALRGMCTHCPSSQLTLTNFVQRTLREHVEPDITVKEVS; encoded by the coding sequence ATGTGGGATTACACCGACAAGGTTCGAGACCACTTTCTCAACCCGCGTAACGCGGGTGCCATAGAAGACGCCAACGCCGTGGGAGAGGTAGGAAGCCTTGCCTGCGGCGATGCTTTGAAACTATACCTTAAAATTGACGATCAGGAACGCATTGTAGATGCGAAATTCCAGACGTTCGGCTGCGCCAGCGCCATTGCCTCTTCCTCCGCCCTGACGGAGATGATCAAAGGTATGACGGTGGATGAAGCCATGAAGGTGACCAACAAGGACATCACCGCTTATCTGGGCGGGCTTCCCCAGCAGAAAATGCACTGCTCCGTCATGGGGCAGGAGGCGCTGGAAGCCGCCATTAAAAATTACCGCGGCGAAGAAGTGGAACAGCACCACCACGAAGGGCAGCTGGTCTGTAAGTGCTTCGGCGTGACCGACGAGCAGATTATCCGCAGCATACGCGAAAACAAACTGACCTCGGTGGAAGAGGTGACCCACTTCACCAAGGCCGGCGGCGGCTGCGGCGACTGCCTGAACGACATACAGAAGCTGCTGGATGAAGAGCTGGGCAAAACAGCCGCCTGCGAAGTTCCCGAACCGCAGCCGCGTACCCTCAGCAATGTCCAGCGCATGCAGCTGGTGGTAAAAACGCTGGAAGAAGATATACGCCCCAGCCTGCAGAAGGACGGCGGCGACATAGAGCTTGTGGACATTGACGGCAAGGAAGTCAAAGTCGCGCTGCGCGGCATGTGTACCCACTGCCCTTCCAGCCAGCTCACGCTGACCAATTTTGTGCAACGTACGCTGCGCGAGCACGTGGAACCGGACATCACGGTGAAGGAGGTTTCATAA
- a CDS encoding HD-GYP domain-containing protein, producing the protein MTQAQTASLHSAEEFMPVPCAMLRTDMLGQFGLYIRQGGNHVLYTKAGERFTERHRRILSANGVEQVYIRTRRKPEYKEHVARYLGDVLADESIPLPARARIFYETSTEIVQEVFATRLPPTLARDSFDRILQFVTEGIGFLTLENSMGTIASLIAHDYSTYTHSIHVFVYSQAILQTYGFDEESLIQFGLGAMLHDIGKTAVQDCILTKPGPLTEAERRSVNLHPLTGVGLCTRMPLSQDALHCILFHHEKLDGSGYPCGLTDPQIPLPVRAITIADIYDALTSHRPYAEARNPFAVLRLMREEMHSQIDMDVFKRFVVILSGASVI; encoded by the coding sequence ATGACCCAGGCACAGACGGCCTCATTGCACTCTGCCGAAGAATTCATGCCTGTTCCCTGCGCCATGCTGCGCACGGACATGCTGGGTCAGTTCGGCCTCTACATCCGGCAGGGCGGAAACCACGTTCTGTACACAAAGGCCGGCGAACGCTTTACCGAACGACACAGGCGCATACTGAGCGCCAACGGTGTGGAGCAGGTCTACATACGCACCCGGCGCAAACCGGAATATAAAGAGCATGTGGCCCGTTATCTGGGCGACGTGCTGGCAGACGAAAGCATACCCCTGCCCGCGCGGGCCCGCATATTTTACGAAACATCCACCGAAATAGTGCAGGAAGTCTTTGCCACCAGACTTCCGCCCACGCTGGCGCGCGACAGTTTTGACCGCATTCTGCAGTTTGTCACAGAGGGCATCGGCTTTCTGACCCTTGAAAATTCCATGGGCACCATTGCCTCGCTCATTGCGCACGACTACTCCACCTACACGCACTCCATTCATGTTTTTGTGTATTCGCAGGCCATTCTGCAGACATACGGATTTGATGAAGAAAGTCTGATACAGTTCGGGCTGGGCGCCATGCTGCATGATATCGGCAAAACCGCTGTGCAGGACTGCATACTGACCAAGCCGGGCCCCCTTACCGAAGCTGAGCGGCGCAGCGTGAACCTGCACCCGCTGACCGGCGTAGGACTGTGCACCCGCATGCCGCTTTCGCAGGACGCCCTGCACTGCATCCTGTTTCATCATGAAAAACTGGACGGTTCGGGATATCCCTGCGGGCTGACTGACCCGCAGATTCCCCTGCCCGTACGGGCCATCACCATAGCAGATATCTACGACGCTCTCACTTCGCACCGGCCCTATGCGGAAGCCCGCAACCCTTTTGCCGTTCTGCGCCTGATGCGCGAAGAAATGCACAGTCAGATAGATATGGACGTGTTCAAACGGTTTGTGGTCATTCTCAGCGGAGCCAGTGTCATCTGA
- a CDS encoding HD-GYP domain-containing protein: protein MLLADNAALFSVYLRQGNNFVLYTHAGEMFTHRHKQRLAENGVTEVWLKESQRHAYTAHVEQHLGNVLADDSLPAEARAGALYGIASDALQDVFAQHGAGALPADTARRARQLVEHIISFLKVPNGITALGRFIAHDYHSWTHSLNTTFYTLGILQSYGLPDESMAHIGLGAMLHDIGKAEIPSSILLKPGPLTASERQCINTHPLMGVARLAQTELPQTTLNCILFHHEKLDGSGYPSGIGGTAIPLAVRAVTVADIYDALASERPYAAARPPFAVLQLMRGEMADELDMDVFKNFVLMLSNAGLTKT, encoded by the coding sequence ATGCTTCTTGCAGACAACGCCGCACTGTTCAGTGTTTATCTGCGACAGGGCAACAACTTTGTATTGTACACACACGCCGGTGAAATGTTCACACACCGGCACAAACAACGGCTGGCCGAAAACGGTGTTACGGAAGTATGGCTGAAAGAAAGCCAGCGCCATGCATACACGGCACATGTGGAACAGCATCTCGGCAATGTGCTTGCAGACGATTCACTGCCCGCAGAAGCACGGGCCGGTGCCCTGTACGGCATAGCCTCCGACGCACTGCAGGATGTGTTTGCACAGCACGGCGCCGGAGCATTGCCGGCGGACACCGCCCGGCGGGCCCGGCAACTTGTGGAGCATATCATCTCCTTTCTCAAAGTGCCCAACGGTATAACGGCGCTGGGCAGATTCATCGCCCATGATTATCACTCGTGGACACACAGCCTGAACACCACGTTCTACACGCTGGGCATTCTGCAGTCTTACGGGCTGCCCGATGAAAGCATGGCACATATAGGTCTTGGCGCCATGCTGCACGACATCGGCAAAGCCGAGATACCTTCTTCTATACTGCTGAAGCCCGGCCCTCTCACCGCTTCCGAACGACAATGCATCAACACGCATCCGCTTATGGGAGTTGCGCGGCTGGCACAGACCGAACTGCCGCAGACAACACTCAACTGCATCCTCTTTCATCATGAAAAACTGGACGGCTCGGGGTATCCTTCAGGAATCGGCGGTACGGCCATTCCGCTTGCAGTCCGCGCAGTGACCGTTGCAGACATATACGACGCGCTCGCATCTGAAAGACCCTATGCCGCGGCCCGTCCGCCCTTTGCGGTGCTGCAGCTGATGCGCGGAGAAATGGCTGATGAACTGGACATGGATGTTTTCAAAAACTTTGTTCTCATGCTGAGCAATGCCGGTCTGACTAAAACATAA